A single window of Anomaloglossus baeobatrachus isolate aAnoBae1 chromosome 5, aAnoBae1.hap1, whole genome shotgun sequence DNA harbors:
- the PDLIM1 gene encoding PDZ and LIM domain protein 1 isoform X5 — protein sequence MTYQPLKSPTGSISPVSPSAMLKAPFSSVYNPLQSRTTPASLQRRHSTSSIPNRVVPEELKQAAQVCPNSPVEVDIPGLKVSHIQFNSPLQLYSQENIMDTLQGQISCINPTYSSVEQPQPTGVRPIDKDSEVYKMLQENQEANEPPRQSASFLVLQEILETDEKDFEGTELAYTGPGGEYFIDPGEKPSGFRSVRAPTTKVAASVGSGQKLPICDHCGNGIVGIFVKIRDKPRHPECYVCTDCGVNLKQKGHFFVEEKMYCEKHARERMTPPEGYDVVTVYPK from the exons ATGACTTACCAACCACTAAAATCACCAACAGGCTCCATCAG TCCCGTCTCTCCCTCTGCCATGTTGAAGGCTCCCTTTTCTTCTGTCTATAACCCTCTTCAGTCACGTACTACCCCTGCCTCTTTACAAAGAAGGCACAGCACATCCTCTATCCCAAATCGAGTGGTACCTGAAGAGTTAAAACAAGctgcacaggtctgtcccaacagtCCTGTGGAAGTGGATATTCCTGGACTCAAAGTCAGCCACATCCAATTTAACTCCCCATTACAGCTGTATTCTCAGGAAAACATTATGGACACATTGCAGGGGCAGATCTCTTGCATTAACCCAACTTACTCCAG TGTGGAGCAACCTCAGCCGACCGGTGTTCGCCCAATTGACAAAGATTCTGAGGTTTACAAGATGTTGCAGGAGAATCAAGAGGCAAATGAACCACCGAGGCAATCTGCTTCCTTCTTAGTATTGCAGGAAATTTTAGAGACTGATGAAAAAG ATTTTGAGGGCACAGAACTTGCATACACAGGTCCTGGAGGTGAATATTTTATAGACCCAG GGGAGAAACCTTCGGGGTTCCGGAGTGTAAGAGCTCCTACTACCAAAGTGGCTGCCTCCGTTGGGAGTGGACAGAAACTGCCAATATGTGATCACTGTGGAAATGGGATTGT tggAATCTTTGTAAAGATCCGAGACAAGCCACGTCACCCTGAATGCTACGTGTGCACTGACTGTGGAGTGAATCTCAAACAGAAGGGGCACTTCTTTGTAGAGGAAAAGATGTACTGTGAAAAGCATGCCCGGGAACGTATGACACCACCTGAAGGATATGATGTGGTTACCGTATACCCCAAGTAA